A single Paenibacillus sp. FSL R5-0517 DNA region contains:
- the secG gene encoding preprotein translocase subunit SecG: protein MDIALKLLLVVFSIGLITVVLLQHGKSAGLAGAISGGAEHLFGKTKARGLDLFLQRATVVLGAGFMILSIIVTVFSK from the coding sequence ATGGATATTGCTTTGAAATTGCTGCTCGTTGTCTTCTCGATCGGTCTAATCACTGTAGTATTGCTGCAGCACGGGAAAAGCGCTGGTTTGGCGGGTGCCATCTCCGGTGGTGCGGAACATCTTTTCGGTAAAACGAAAGCGCGCGGATTGGATCTCTTCCTGCAACGTGCAACGGTGGTACTTGGTGCAGGATTTATGATTTTGTCTATTATTGTTACGGTGTTTTCCAAGTAA